Proteins from a single region of Zavarzinella sp.:
- a CDS encoding ferredoxin--NADP reductase, which yields MLPEEIEQARQQRYNGTVVHIRKPYSDLMVLRVRPDFPVNAHRAGQYCTLGLGNWEPRTPGCQEENLSPESESKLVRRAYSISCSMMSDNQELLANANHDSIEFYITLVREGSDPSKPPALTPRLFMLKEGDRLNIGEKITGHYTLEGVQPTDNVLLLGTGTGEAPHNYMAWELLRNGHQGKIVNVCCVRYRKDLGYLATHEAMSGRFSNYEYVPLTTRESDNVGSKMYIQDLISTGKMEEILGGSLDPAGTHVFLCGNPAMIGIPTRDKATGVKSYPTPVGVIEVLEQRGFTADETKVKGNIHFEKYW from the coding sequence ATGCTTCCAGAAGAAATAGAACAGGCACGCCAGCAACGTTATAACGGCACGGTGGTGCACATTCGCAAGCCTTACTCAGATCTGATGGTGCTGCGGGTGCGGCCCGATTTTCCTGTGAATGCCCACCGCGCAGGCCAGTATTGCACACTCGGGCTGGGGAATTGGGAACCACGCACCCCTGGTTGTCAGGAGGAAAATTTATCTCCTGAATCGGAAAGCAAGCTGGTTCGGCGGGCATATTCGATCAGTTGTTCCATGATGAGCGACAATCAGGAACTGCTGGCAAATGCCAACCACGATTCCATCGAATTTTACATTACCTTGGTGCGTGAAGGCTCCGATCCCAGCAAACCACCCGCTTTGACCCCACGGCTGTTCATGCTGAAAGAAGGCGATCGGCTGAATATTGGCGAAAAGATTACCGGTCACTACACGCTGGAAGGGGTGCAGCCGACCGACAATGTGCTGTTACTTGGCACCGGAACAGGCGAAGCCCCCCACAATTACATGGCGTGGGAACTGCTGCGGAACGGCCACCAGGGAAAAATTGTCAATGTCTGTTGCGTGCGTTATCGCAAAGATCTTGGCTATCTGGCCACCCACGAAGCAATGAGTGGGCGGTTTTCCAATTATGAGTATGTCCCACTGACCACGCGGGAATCAGACAACGTGGGTAGTAAAATGTATATTCAGGACCTGATCAGCACCGGTAAAATGGAAGAGATCCTGGGTGGTTCGCTGGATCCCGCTGGAACGCACGTCTTTTTGTGCGGCAACCCTGCAATGATTGGCATTCCCACACGGGATAAAGCTACTGGCGTCAAAAGCTACCCCACACCCGTGGGGGTGATCGAAGTGTTGGAACAACGTGGCTTCACCGCAGACGAAACGAAAGTGAAAGGCAACATTCACTTCGAAAAGTACTGGTGA
- a CDS encoding serine/threonine-protein kinase, with amino-acid sequence MAEINETIGGYRLRTLMQTGQVSQVFEVVEPHSNRHFAMKILLPEAASKPEVRQTLFSEAAIGQKLRHENVIHILKVSQSKESPHFIMEYFPSGSLRNRMLNKDFDFLRQHAPKMFRQMATALAYMHGNGYVHCDVKPDNMLVDASGKLKLIDFAISRKIPTGFAKWFYKQPKAQGTPSYMSPEQILRKPLDGRADIYSLAATMYELTTGRPPFRGNTMNDLLSKHFGEKPITPQSHNKDLTDEFSALVLKMLAKKKEDRPPNCHEVLMTLRKIKIHKDDPDDIEQQMGMSMG; translated from the coding sequence ATGGCAGAAATTAATGAGACGATTGGCGGCTACCGCCTGCGGACCCTGATGCAAACCGGTCAGGTTTCTCAGGTGTTTGAAGTGGTCGAGCCGCACAGTAACCGGCACTTTGCGATGAAGATTTTGCTGCCGGAAGCGGCCAGTAAACCAGAGGTGCGGCAGACATTGTTCAGCGAAGCGGCCATCGGCCAGAAATTGCGCCATGAAAACGTGATTCACATTCTGAAAGTGAGCCAGAGTAAAGAATCGCCCCACTTTATCATGGAATATTTTCCGTCGGGCAGTTTACGTAACCGCATGCTGAATAAGGACTTCGATTTTCTGCGGCAGCACGCACCGAAGATGTTTCGCCAGATGGCTACCGCACTGGCCTACATGCATGGGAATGGGTATGTTCACTGCGACGTGAAGCCTGACAATATGCTGGTGGATGCCAGTGGGAAATTGAAATTGATCGACTTTGCTATTTCCCGCAAAATCCCCACTGGGTTTGCCAAGTGGTTTTACAAGCAGCCGAAAGCACAGGGCACACCCAGTTATATGTCGCCCGAGCAGATTTTACGCAAGCCACTTGATGGGCGGGCGGATATTTACAGTCTTGCTGCAACGATGTATGAATTAACGACAGGCCGCCCACCTTTCCGTGGGAACACGATGAACGATCTGCTCAGCAAGCATTTCGGCGAAAAACCGATCACTCCACAGAGCCACAATAAAGACCTGACCGATGAATTTTCGGCATTGGTGTTGAAAATGCTCGCCAAAAAGAAAGAAGACCGCCCACCCAACTGCCACGAAGTGCTGATGACCCTGCGAAAAATCAAGATCCACAAAGACGATCCGGATGATATCGAACAACAGATGGGCATGAGCATGGGTTAA
- the ispG gene encoding flavodoxin-dependent (E)-4-hydroxy-3-methylbut-2-enyl-diphosphate synthase, producing the protein MSSRDLSLLASAQKVPGKPRHKTREVAIGGVVLGGNNPIRVQSMTTTDTFDVEGTIAQIRALEKAGCELVRVTVPKPEDAGALSAIRDKIGIPLICDIHFDYKMALAALDHPVDKIRINPGNIGGYDRFRQVVRKAKDKGIPMRIGVNAGSLERDLCEKYEFPCPPAMVESAIRYIEIAESEGYHQMVVSLKSSDTLVAVDAYRLYAQLCDYPTHIGITEAGKPPYAVTKSAAGLAPILLDGIGDTIRISLLGDPVPEIAAAFDILQATQRRVIRPELIACPTCGRLAIDLEKIIAELEQRLQGKPLPVKISVLGCVVNGPGEAREADIGIAAGNGKGMIFRNGEIIRRVEEAEIVDALMEEIAVWEKEHHTTVPPGGDTGETSAHGRRRLPLITP; encoded by the coding sequence ATGAGCAGTCGAGATTTATCCCTGTTGGCCTCTGCCCAGAAAGTACCAGGGAAGCCACGTCACAAAACGCGGGAAGTAGCCATTGGTGGGGTGGTTCTGGGTGGAAACAATCCAATCCGCGTCCAATCGATGACCACCACCGACACGTTCGATGTGGAAGGCACGATTGCCCAGATTCGGGCTCTGGAAAAGGCTGGGTGCGAACTGGTCCGCGTCACCGTGCCGAAACCCGAAGATGCTGGTGCCCTGAGTGCCATTCGCGACAAAATCGGTATCCCACTGATCTGCGATATCCATTTCGACTACAAAATGGCCCTGGCCGCACTGGACCACCCGGTGGATAAAATTCGCATCAACCCCGGGAACATCGGTGGGTACGATCGTTTTCGTCAGGTGGTCCGCAAAGCCAAAGACAAAGGCATCCCCATGCGAATCGGGGTGAATGCGGGCAGTCTCGAAAGGGACTTATGCGAAAAGTACGAGTTCCCCTGCCCACCTGCGATGGTGGAAAGTGCCATTCGTTACATTGAAATTGCGGAAAGCGAAGGCTACCACCAGATGGTGGTTTCGCTGAAATCGAGCGATACATTGGTGGCTGTTGATGCCTATCGCCTGTACGCCCAACTGTGCGACTATCCCACCCACATTGGCATTACGGAAGCGGGTAAACCACCTTATGCAGTCACCAAATCGGCTGCGGGCCTGGCCCCCATCCTGCTGGATGGAATTGGCGATACCATCCGGATCAGCCTGCTGGGTGATCCGGTACCGGAAATCGCTGCTGCCTTCGATATCCTGCAGGCGACCCAACGCCGGGTAATACGACCAGAACTGATTGCCTGCCCCACGTGCGGGCGGCTGGCAATCGACCTGGAAAAGATTATTGCAGAATTGGAACAACGCCTGCAAGGGAAACCATTGCCGGTGAAGATTTCCGTTCTGGGGTGCGTCGTCAACGGACCGGGTGAAGCCCGCGAAGCGGATATTGGCATTGCCGCAGGCAACGGCAAAGGGATGATCTTCCGCAATGGCGAAATCATCCGTCGCGTCGAAGAGGCAGAGATCGTTGATGCCCTGATGGAAGAAATCGCCGTGTGGGAAAAAGAACACCACACCACGGTACCCCCAGGTGGTGACACTGGCGAAACTTCTGCCCACGGTCGCCGTCGCCTCCCACTGATCACACCGTAA
- a CDS encoding acetyl-CoA carboxylase carboxyltransferase subunit alpha — MPPAPLAFESDIHELEQIIARMEQSTDHSVRSSDELRQLRKDLNELLRRKYENLTPWETILVSRHQERPQTMDYVQLILDEFVELHGDKAFGDDRALRCGFARLGEHKILLVGHQKGHTLKERQECYYGCAHPEGYRKALAKMKLAAKYRVPLVCLIDTPGAFPGVGAEQRGQAQLIATSILEMTRLKTPVICVVIGEGGSGGALGIGVGDRVSMLQNAYYSVISPEGCAGILWKTANDQTKPMAAEALKLTAKYLKQFQIIDDIIPEPLGGAHRNQREMGTTLKSYLQRYIRELQALPLEELLQERYNKFRKMGVFERIQPAVSKEEEVVS; from the coding sequence ATGCCACCGGCACCACTTGCTTTTGAATCCGACATTCACGAATTGGAACAGATTATTGCCCGCATGGAGCAATCCACCGACCATTCGGTTCGGAGTTCGGACGAATTGCGACAGTTACGCAAAGATTTGAATGAATTGCTGCGTCGCAAATATGAAAATCTGACACCGTGGGAGACAATTCTGGTCTCGAGGCACCAGGAACGCCCACAAACGATGGATTATGTGCAGTTAATTCTGGACGAATTTGTCGAATTACATGGCGATAAGGCATTTGGCGACGACCGTGCCCTACGGTGCGGCTTTGCCCGCCTGGGGGAACACAAAATCCTGCTGGTGGGGCACCAGAAAGGTCACACACTGAAAGAACGGCAGGAATGCTACTATGGTTGTGCCCACCCGGAAGGCTATCGGAAGGCACTGGCCAAAATGAAGCTGGCTGCCAAGTACCGTGTCCCGCTGGTCTGCCTGATTGATACCCCAGGTGCGTTCCCGGGAGTGGGTGCGGAACAGAGAGGTCAGGCCCAACTGATCGCCACCAGCATTCTGGAAATGACCCGCCTGAAAACACCTGTCATCTGTGTGGTAATTGGCGAAGGGGGCTCCGGTGGGGCACTGGGCATCGGTGTCGGTGATCGCGTCAGCATGTTGCAAAACGCCTATTATTCGGTGATCAGTCCGGAAGGTTGTGCGGGTATTCTTTGGAAAACTGCCAACGATCAGACAAAACCAATGGCTGCCGAGGCACTGAAACTGACAGCCAAATACTTGAAGCAGTTTCAGATTATTGACGACATCATCCCCGAACCGCTGGGAGGTGCCCACCGGAACCAGCGTGAGATGGGAACTACCTTAAAATCGTATCTGCAACGCTACATCCGCGAACTGCAGGCACTGCCGTTGGAGGAATTGCTGCAGGAACGCTACAATAAATTTAGAAAAATGGGTGTTTTCGAACGCATCCAGCCTGCGGTTTCTAAGGAAGAAGAAGTCGTTTCTTGA
- a CDS encoding sugar phosphate isomerase/epimerase, whose protein sequence is MNHTTDRRTMLRTATGLALGTLGLGFTTSHVGAADNKDFAGFPFGVQSYTFRKFNLEQCLKRIQDVGLHYVEFYRGHVPTTSTPEQIKSVVKLCKDYEVSPIAFGVESFTKNTDANKKIFEFAAALGVKHLSADPTPDSFDSLDKLVEEYKISIAIHPHGPSGKGRHRWWSATTILAAVKDHHPLIGTCLDTGHLIRMAQLGETLDPAKEIEIMGARNFGLHLKDHDNKKKTDVIYGQAGGVLDVQSVLNMLKKVQFKGYISIEYEAKADEPTTDVKELVKIVKATCAKLN, encoded by the coding sequence ATGAACCACACAACTGATCGCCGGACGATGCTTCGCACCGCTACTGGCCTGGCATTAGGCACGTTAGGACTGGGCTTCACCACCTCCCACGTGGGCGCAGCAGATAATAAGGATTTCGCAGGATTTCCGTTTGGCGTGCAGTCTTACACTTTCCGTAAGTTCAATCTGGAACAGTGTTTAAAGCGAATTCAGGATGTTGGTTTGCACTATGTAGAATTTTATCGTGGGCATGTACCCACCACCAGCACACCAGAACAGATCAAATCGGTGGTGAAATTGTGCAAAGACTACGAAGTCAGCCCGATTGCTTTTGGGGTGGAATCGTTTACCAAGAATACCGATGCCAACAAGAAAATTTTTGAGTTTGCCGCTGCATTGGGTGTGAAGCACTTGAGTGCCGACCCCACGCCCGATTCTTTCGACAGCCTGGATAAGCTGGTAGAAGAATACAAGATTTCGATTGCCATCCACCCGCACGGCCCTTCAGGGAAAGGTCGCCATCGCTGGTGGTCAGCCACCACCATTTTGGCAGCCGTCAAAGACCATCACCCACTGATTGGCACCTGCCTGGATACCGGCCACCTGATTCGCATGGCACAATTGGGCGAAACACTCGATCCTGCTAAAGAAATTGAGATCATGGGGGCCCGCAACTTCGGCCTGCACCTGAAAGACCACGACAACAAAAAGAAAACCGACGTGATCTACGGTCAGGCAGGTGGGGTGCTTGACGTACAAAGTGTGCTGAACATGCTGAAAAAAGTGCAGTTCAAAGGTTACATCAGCATCGAGTACGAAGCTAAAGCAGATGAACCCACCACCGACGTGAAAGAACTGGTAAAAATTGTGAAAGCGACTTGTGCCAAATTAAACTAA